The following proteins are encoded in a genomic region of Mustela erminea isolate mMusErm1 chromosome 3, mMusErm1.Pri, whole genome shotgun sequence:
- the LOC116585777 gene encoding olfactory receptor 2G3: MERANDSSLMGFILLGFSDHPHLEAALFVFVLFFYLLTLVGNFAIIVISYLDPLLHTPMYFFLSNLSLLDLCFTTSLAPQTLVNLRGPEKTITYGGCVVQLYISLALGSTECILLAIMALDRYIAVCKPLHYVSIMNPRLCQQLASISWLSGLANSLIHATFTLQLPLCGNHRLDHFICEVPALLKLACVDTTVNELVLFVVSVLFLLVPPALILISYGFISQAVLKIKSVEARHKAFSTCSSHLTVVIIFYGTIIYMYLQPSNSYTQDQGKFISLFYTMVTPTLNPIIYTLRNKDMKVALKTLLSKKKKMCSLQT, encoded by the coding sequence ATGGAAAGGGCCAATGACAGTTCCCTGATGGGTTTCATCCTTCTAGGCTTCTCAGACCACCCTCACCTGGAGGCTGCACTCtttgtatttgtcctttttttctacCTCCTGACGCTTGTGGGGAACTTCGCCATCATCGTTATCTCATACCTGGATCCTCTTCTCCACACCCCTATGTACTTTTTCCTCAGCAACCTCTCACTGCTGGACCTCTGCTTCACCACTAGCCTCGCACCTCAGACCCTAGTTAACCTGCGAGGTCCAGAGAAGACTATCACTTATGGTGGTTGTGTGGTGCAACTCTATATTTCTCTAGCACTGGGCTCCACTGAGTGTATCCTTCTGGCTATAATGGCTTTGGATCGCTACATTGCTGTCTGCAAGCCCCTTCACTATGTGTCTATCATGAACCCACGGCTATGCCAACAGCTAGCATCCATCTCCTGGCTCAGTGGTTTGGCTAATTCCCTGATCCATGCTACTTTTACCTTACAATTGCCTCTTTGTGGCAACCATAGACTTGATCATTTTATTTGTGAAGTACCAGCTCTTCTCAAATTGGCTTGTGTGGACACCACTGTCAATGAGTTGGTACTTTTTGTGGTTAGTGTCCTGTTTCTTCTAGTTCCCCCAGCACTCATTCTTATCTCCTATGGCTTCATTAGTCAAGCTGTGCTGAAGATAAAGTCAGTGGAAGCAAGGCACAAAGCCTTTAGCACTTGCTCCTCCCACCTTACAGTGGTAATTATTTTCTATGGCACCATAATCTACATGTACCTGCAACCAAGTAACAGCTATACTCAGGACCAAGGCAAGTTTATCTCCCTCTTCTATACCATGGTGACCCCAACCTTAAATCCTATTATCTACACTTTAAGGAACAAGGACATGAAAGTAGCTCTGAAAACacttctgtcaaaaaaaaaaaaaatgtgctcccTACAAACATGA